The Megalobrama amblycephala isolate DHTTF-2021 linkage group LG10, ASM1881202v1, whole genome shotgun sequence DNA segment AcattatgatttttatactgtacaaactgtatattctatccgcTAACTctgccatcacagaaaactttctgcatttttacattttcaaaaaacatcactttgTATGATTAATTAGCCATTTTTCTCATAGGGACCAAAAACTGTTCCCACAAGAAGGATTtcggatattgccatctttgtggggacattttgtccccataatgtagggtttaccaggacgtttaacacacagacacatatataTTTTCCTCTATCACTGACAACACTCATGCAGCCACACATTCTTCAAGCCATCCTGATGATGCTTGTCACGTCTAAAAATAGTTTTCCGTTCAGCGCTCCAGTAGTTTATTTGTGTTTCACTGCATCAGTGTCCAAAAATGCTTTTAAAGCCCTGTCAACTCACACAGCAACCTTTGAGCTGGTGCAAAAAGTACACAAACtcaaagattttaaaatgaccaGAATAATGCCATTCATGCAGACTAAAACAGACTACATCATTGTCAAGGTTTGTACTGCTGCTCACCTTCATCTTGCTCCTGTTGTTTATCAGCTGTGATTTGTTAGGACGTTACCACAGGGGAGTCATGTATTGCTAGGAAATGGAATTTCTAGTGTTTTGTAAACAGTGTCCTCTCGACTGTCTCTAACTGGGATCTTCAGGGGATGTGGAACTTTGAGCTGTGGCATCATTCAGACTGCCATCTTTAGTACTGTGGTGGCTCCATGTTATCAGATGGTCATGCCGTGGTATTTTAATATACAGTGGCCTCAAACCGTATTTGGGATTTAGATGCTATTGGTTTGATATTGTAGATTAGACAGTGGTTACACCACTTTGATGACATTCAACACACTAGCCAATTTGGTGGGTTATGATTCATAAATTATGTTCTATCACTTCGCTATCAGAACTCTTCACTTAAAAGGAGCCTCAAATATTAGCAAAAAAAacctcacagtgcattatgggtattctctagctgtTGAATCTAAGCCActtgaaggcaagcctgcaaggTTAGCAAAAAAGGCTTTGTCCAAAAAGGCCCAGGAGAGGCTTCATATGCTCAATAAACCACTGTTGAATGGCTATAAAATGGCTTATCATTTAATGAATTGTTAGCCCGTCGGCTAATCTTCAACATGTTTGCtcttaaacatgcattttggaTTGATTATTATTAGagtttacactgaaaaaaagcTGTTTTACATAAGAGAAGTCACAGACAAGTATGATTCAATTTATGACATTTCTCTAATTCATTTCTATGGTATCCGCAAACAGTGATTGACTGTCACTCAAATCTGAATGAAATTGTCAAGGCTGTAATGTGACTGGTTATCAAGGTACACGTGATCCAAGTTAGCCATCACACTTTTTCCAATGGTAGAGCCACGTACCCTTGTCTCTCCCAATAATAAGACCATCTCTGGTTGAGCATACATCGGTTGTACACTCATTATTGCggtgcattaaagggttagttcacccaaaattgaattttttgtcattaagtactgaccctcatgtcgttccacacccgtaagacctttgttcatcttcggaatacaaattaacatatttttgataaaacccgagggtatctgatccacacataggcagcaactccattgcaccttttgacatcctgaaaggtagttaaaaatatggttaaaatagtcaacttgACTATAAcgtcaagggttagttcacccaaaaatgaaaattcggtcatttattactcaccctcatgtcggcccacatccgtaagaccttcgttcattttcggagcaaaaattaagatctttttgatgaagtctgagaggtttctgtctctccatagagGTCTTTTTCCTACATTTCTGGACCTTTGAGTGGTAGTTGtcttggatctctatggagagacagaaacctctcagacttcatcaaaaataccttaatttgtggtcttatggatgtggaacgacaggagggtgagtaataaatgacagaatttttatttttgtgtgaactaaacctttacagtaaatcacctttctccctcattctgatgctcagattgaacttcagcagatcatcTTGACTGTCTACATGCCTAAAGTCTTGTTTAGACTGTCAGTCCATATCTGATTTTTGTGCTTATCTGATTGAAATCCAATCATTTTTAGCATTTATAGTgtgaacagcaaaaaaaaaaaaatcacatgaaatgcaATTTTTACGAATCCGTTTTGAGCTACATccatatatgttttaaaatcctATTCAAATCTAATTTCTGGAAATCTGTTTCAGTCTGACCGCTCTAATTGGATTTTGTGCGGTTTATGTCACTTCCTCACACCACTTAAAACGTAAACATATCAGATGTTGTTATAGGAAACACTGCAGaaacaaggttttgttgttgtgaAGTGCCAGTTGAGCAGAAAATTACAATATAATGGAGACATGTTGAATTATGAGAATGGAGGAGACAACAGCACAGAATAAAACCGCACATACCAGCCTTCTACGTTCCTGCCGCTGCCTCAGAATACACAGTAGTCCAGCGTGGTGGCTAAATattgtcatgttgtaaataggACAACATCTATATTGTAAACCCCTCCacgttgctgctgctgctgttgttgtttttggtgtATACCTACTATAGGGTGTATACCCCGGAAAACTAAAAAGCGGCACGGAACACACAAAGAAGATCCAAACAGTTGTGATACACAGTGTAGACAGTCAGTaatttagatcagattccaGTTGAATACACAAataatcggatttggactgacagtgtgaacatagcCTGAATGCATTGAGGGGCCGTTTACACTACACCATTTTTTGAGGGGAGGGGTTGTgtacaaaaatatgaatttgtaagaacggtgacgtcatgcgcatgtgtatcacatgttcagtctataggcatgtAATGTTTCTTTACCAAGTTACaatgccaactactggcctggcagcaaaatacagtgttttcgtggatctgtgtgaacagggatcgttttgacaacttCATCTGCATGCGAAAcgaaaaacttttccatttttattacgttgttgtcgtgtaaacataccctgagttgctgccatgtgattggctgattagatatttgcattaaCGAGCAGTTGAATAGGTGTACATAATAAAGTGGCCGGTGAGTGTTATATTGGTGTGAATGGGTCTTTAGACATGTATTAGACATTATACAATCACATGCCCTCAATATCCAAAACCTGCCCTCCAAACCCATGTCAGAATACTCAATGATTGTCAGGTTCAGATGGTTATGATTTCTCAAAGCACCTATTTCAGTTATATCTGTCACATAATAGGGATATtttatgtgttatttttttttaaaagaaatgcttACAACACcgttatgttgtttttttcatcaCCATAGATGCAGTTTTGCAAAAGGTTTTCTGTTGAAATGAAAAAGCCCTCAGGTCTTGAACAGTCTAGTGAAGCAGGTCTTAAAGGAGTGAAAGGACATTGGGCTCTGCTGCCGAGGGAATGTGGATGTTTTTTCAGTCGTACATATTTGGCTAGCTGTGGCCCAGTCGCTGCTTTAGAGATTATTTGCAGTCTGTCGTTGAGGGTCAGTGTTTAAAGGACTCTCAAAAGGAAATATGTCCATAAATGGCAagaagtctctctctctctctctctctctctctctctctctctcttatgaTGTGGTcacccttctctctctcctaTCTCTTTATCCCTGCCCTCCTCTCTTAACTCTCTGCAATTTCTACTTTATCTCTAGAAATCCTTTATTTATCTTTAAAGCTTCTTGACTCAAGTGGAGttaattaaaacatgtaaacatggtcattttgaaataaatgacaACAACAGATATTCTAAATATACAAAGGAACATACTGTTATTGTATTTACTTGGgttagttttttctttttcaaaatcctgtccgtccatccatcagCAACCTTGTAGCAGTGTTCGTTTAGTATTATTTACACATGATTATAGTatttatcaatatatttatttagttttattttacaaacttttagttttcattttaatatgtgtttagctttaatttgtttttagttttagttttagaaaatgtattatttcaaCTTTAAAAGACGGTTTCAGACAGAGATAAATATTTTCTTTGATCTCTCTTTGCATGTTCCACAGAAAGACTACATTCAGATACATGTGAAATCTActttaacatttaaacaaatcaaatattttatttatgaatatgATATAAGACAATATAATAACTTCTAGCGTCTGTAAAACTGATTCTTCCATCtcaaaaatatatctaaattacgacatatgctctcaatgacaaatgcggaacagttatgcGTTCATGatctcaaggctagattactgtaattctttactgggtggttgccctgcacgcctaataaacaaactccagctggtCCAATACGCAGCcactagagttcttactagaaccaggaagtatgatCATATTAGCCCAGtactgtcaacactgcattggcttcctattaaacattgtacatttttaaaatctttctaattacttacaaagcactaaatagtttagctccccagtacttgTGCGAGCTCTTAacacattatagtccttcacgtatATTGTGATCTCAAAAttctggccagttgataatacctagtatatcaaaatcaaccgcagacagtagatccttctcctatctAAATTTGGAACtttcttcctagcattgttcaggaagcagacacactctgtcagtttaaatctagactaaaaacacatctctttaacctggcatacacatatcacattatctacttctataaatcaaatcatgtaaattgttaggctgcatagatccggaaccaggaacacttcccataacacccGATGTACTCGCTACATCAGAAGAATGGTGTCTACGCTCTGTTTATTCCAAGGTTTATCGTAGATTgccagatccaggccgtatccagatgagacgAAGGACCTGCACCTAGACACGATGAAAACACAGCCCTGAAGTGTCAACTAAACTATCCCCTGCAAAGGCctccttccctttcctttccttatgtatagataaaacgttatcaaaattattccagTCCGGAATCCGTGGAAATAacagtttttctgtattatgcggGTCAGACAAGTCATTTGGTGATGTTACTTTGTAAAAAAGACTAAGCGtctgcacacatacacattcaaatgTGTATACCgatagactaaacacttaaatgaATGGCAAGAACGCATTCAAATtcttctgttttcagttaaaaaggtgtcatttaagcggcccctaaatttaataattaacttttttttaaatggaagtgattcaatcactTACTTCAGCTCGATAATAACTTTTTCCTAGATCTGCTATAAAGCCGAAATAATCTCTGTCCattaattttcctattatcaccgtaaagctgctttgaaacaatctgtattgtaaaaagtgctatacaaatgaagatgacttgacttgactaattttttttttctccatctaTCCAGGTAAAGGACATTAATTCAAACACTGGATTATCTTCAGTGAGGATTGAggacacatttaaaacagcttcTCTCTGAGAATGTAACCCCTGCCTTTTTACTTTGCGAGACTCCAGCAAGTTTATCACACAGCTGAGGAGATCTGAACTTCCACAGCGGTCTTGATTCCTCTCCATACCCACTGGACTCTATAGCAGGGATGCCTGCCAAAACGCCAATCTACCTGAAATCCAACTACAGTAAGAAGGGGAAGAAATGTCGTCTGAGGGACATTTTATCGCCGGATATGATCAGCCCACCTCTCGGAGACTTTCGACACACTATCCACATTGGAAAGGGTGGCGAGTGCGACGCCTTCGGTGACATGTCGTTCCTACAAGGAAAGTTTGAGCTTCTACCAGGGAAAGGTGGTCTTACTCGACCTCAATATGGCATCCATGGGGAGTTCACGAGAGCTAATAGTGCCTCTGATGCGTCTTACGCCGAAACTCCATCACCAGTCCTGAAGAACGCAATCTCACTCCCAACCATTGGGGGCAGTCAAGCACTGACTCTACCTTTGATCTCCACCACCATGTTTCCCATGAACCAGGACCACCTGTCTGAGCCATCTACTCCTCAAGCCAGTTCTGAAGATCTGGAATTCCTGCAGATGGAGACCCTTCTTCAGTCCATCAGCGTCTTCAGGAGTGACCCCAGCCCCGTCCCAGAGGAGGACGAACCTTTAATCGACCGCATGGAGATGCCTGAGAAACCTCTTACAAAAAAGAAGATGCACAACAGCGAGAACGAGCTTGAAACATTTTTGTCCGTGTTCGTTAATGGGAACGGCGATGCCAATGGGAACTTTAACAATGGTAACAGCGACGATTCAGTCTTCCAATACGAACAGGAGATGTTCGGCATCAAGGGCGACTGGGCTGACAGAGATAGTGGCGTGGAAGAGGGTCGTCTGTGTGATTCGGACTTTGAAATCTCCAAAAGCAAAAGCCACTCACAGGAGTCGCTCACACAAATCACAGGATCCCTTTTCTCTCTCGAACTCGACTTGGGCCCATCCATTTTGGATGACGTACTCAATATCATGAATAAGCCGGTGTCTTAGGCCATGACTTTCACAGAGAACCAAAAGGGAATCTATTTGTTTTGAGCCCATAAACATGATATGGCAATATTGAACTGAAGAGGCTGAACTTTCTTTCCCAGAGTAAGTTTTTTGTCTTTAGCTTCCGAGTGTCTTGCACACCTTGTTTTGAAAAAATTATGCGACTGACACACAGCCTTAGTGCCTTTTAAGTTAAGTTTAAGCATGCATAGCCACTGATGTTGTACATGCAGATCAAATGAGGCTTATTCTGTTTACTGTTGTTCATGCACAAGATCCACAACATCATACAAAAGTCAGTGTGATAATGTGTACATTTCTGCAAACATATACGATGTGCCCATCACAATACCTTTCACGCACAGATATGTTTAGATTGACAGTTTCATTAACCACACTACCAAACTTTAAGGCGTATACCTACAGTATATATGTTTTTACGTTGTGAAgctaaatatgaaataaataaatgaattaaacaacTCTCTTttagattattattatgtttgatTATTTTGCTATTCTTTTTAAATTCTTCAGAATACGGA contains these protein-coding regions:
- the cdc42ep3 gene encoding cdc42 effector protein 3 gives rise to the protein MPAKTPIYLKSNYSKKGKKCRLRDILSPDMISPPLGDFRHTIHIGKGGECDAFGDMSFLQGKFELLPGKGGLTRPQYGIHGEFTRANSASDASYAETPSPVLKNAISLPTIGGSQALTLPLISTTMFPMNQDHLSEPSTPQASSEDLEFLQMETLLQSISVFRSDPSPVPEEDEPLIDRMEMPEKPLTKKKMHNSENELETFLSVFVNGNGDANGNFNNGNSDDSVFQYEQEMFGIKGDWADRDSGVEEGRLCDSDFEISKSKSHSQESLTQITGSLFSLELDLGPSILDDVLNIMNKPVS